In Dendropsophus ebraccatus isolate aDenEbr1 chromosome 14, aDenEbr1.pat, whole genome shotgun sequence, the following proteins share a genomic window:
- the LOC138772534 gene encoding uncharacterized protein yields the protein MSSRPSGPPIDIKALIAEVQARPPLWDKSARASSDCDQKQRLWREVAEALFSDLSEYDTDEQSDIEKDVRSQWASIQDNFTNGLLDNTESGSSPSEPVPYVESLRFLRENVRSSEADDSWSGGASSQQQSPPARPDPVNGPSWMELSDPPSPVSTTTTISDAATPAPPPRRVLLRARRTLRTLRSTDRELDVEYQALSLIRRVSGRDEFDHFGSVMASCCRRMSPRFAADFMTLCLATATVFELAEELPPVEDIIKLMKIATGQRPAPREESSQTDGSSTEPPPS from the exons GTGCAGGCACGACCCCCGCTGTGGGATAAGAGTGCGAGAGCCTCCTCTGACTGTGACCAGAAGCAGAGACTGTGGAGGGAGGTGGCCGAGGCTCTCTTCTCCGACCTAAGTGAATATGACACAGACGAGCAGTCGGATAttg AAAAAGACGTGAGGAGCCAATGGGCGTCCATCCAGGATAACTTCACTAACGGTTTGCTTGACAACACTGAAAGCGGATCATCTCCATCCGAGCCAGTGCCGTATGTGGAGTCACTACGTTTTCTGCGCGAGAATGTGCGTAG TTCGGAGGCTGATGATTCCTGGAGTGGTGGAGCGAGTTCCCAGCAGCAGAGTCCTCCTGCCCGACCTGATCCAGTGAATGGGCCGTCATGGATGGAGCTCTCTGATCCCCCTTCCCCAGTctccactactaccaccatcagtgATGCCGCCACCCCTGCCCCTCCTCCACGCCGTGTGCTTCTCCGCGCTCGGCGGACTCTGAGAACCCTCCGCAGCACGGATAGGGAGCTGGATGTGGAGTACCAGGCTCTCTCCCTTATCCGGAGGGTCAGTGGCAGGGATGAGTTTGATCACTTTGGCTCAGTGATGGCGTCCTGCTGCCGCCGCATGAGTCCCcgttttgctgcagattttatgacGCTTTGCCTCGCTACGGCGACTGTCTTTGAGCTTGCTGAAGAATTGCCCCCCGTGGAGGACATCATTAAATTAATGAAGATTGCCACAGGGCAGAGACCCGCTCCACGTGAGGAGTCCTCGCAGACTGATGGGAGCTCTACAGAGCCGCCCCCATCCTGA